The window TCATCGAAGGGTGCAGTCCAAAAAATCCATTCAGATCCAGAACATCCTTCTCTTGAATAGCAATCGAAGGCCGCATCGCATAGTAGTTCTTCTCTCGATACGGCACCACAACGTTCAATCCATCAACCGCGCCGCGCTGGAACAAAACCACTAGCTTCTTCTTACTCGCCGCCGCAGTCGTCACCTCCGCCAGAACGCTGCGCGATAAAAACGCTGGAATAGTCGAAGTCCCAATCAGCGCCAGCGCTCCACCCTTCATGAATCCGCGCCGCGTCACGCCACGCCGATCAGCATCACGCCCGTGAATGTCACATCCCCAATCGCTCCGGTCCGCCATGCTCTTCGCCGTCATCTTGTGTCTCCCGTTCCAGTACTCCCAGCAAGTACGATTCACAGCCTGTAGGTTCAAACTCGCATAGGGGCAGGAAGTTGCCCTCCCGACCTAACGCCGTTGAAACTCTGGCGACCCAAGCAGCAGCCCAGCCATCCCTGCAGCCTCCCGGTCGAGCGGGATCCTTGCTCGCTGGTTCGCCGAAGAGATGTTCAACACCTGCGCCATCGGCTCAGGTTCGTTCGCCTTGATCCCGAAGCTCTTCTCTGCCTGCTGCTGCGTCGTCTGATCCCGAAACTGTGCCAGCACCGTCTCTCTCGTCCGGTCGCTCACCGCCTGTCCAAGCAGTAAGGCCTCAAGCTTTTTCTCCTTCTCAGAAACCAAATCCCCGCTCGTCGACGAAGTCCGCGCAATACCCGTCTCTCCCAGCAGCCGCGTCCAATCCGTCTGCACCCCACCAATGCGGTCATTACTCAACGACACCGCAAAGTTCAGCCTGTTCACCAAATCTCCCGAATTGACCCACGGCTCCGCCATCCAGCTGTAACCATTCGGCGTCTGCATTCCATACAGCGGCATGCCTAGCTTTTCGAGCGCCTGGAACAGCGGTATCGCCGTCGTCACCTCAGCGCCACTTGCTCGCACTGCAGACACCACAAACTCCTCCGGCGTCTTCACCTTCGCCCGATACACCTCCGGCGACCAAAACTCAGGCGAATCAAACATCGTCCGAAGCACCGTCCTGATATCGCCGCCGCTAACAACAAACGACTTTGCCATTCGGTCCACAAGCGCCTGCGGAGGCGTATCGCTCACAAACCTCACCGCAAGCTTCATCGAAATAAACTGCGCCGTCGCCGGGCTGGTCGCGAGCAGATGCAGTACCTCCAACCCTTCGGCTTCGCCATTCTCTCCAATCTTCTTTCCCAAAACAGTCTTCGTACCCGGCTCATGTCGCCGCTCCTCGAACCGATACACACCAACCCGATTAGGCTGATCCACGGTCCATCCCGTCAGCACCTCAGCCACCTGCGTCACATCCTGCTGCGTATACCCTCGCCCGCAAGCCTTCTCCAACATGCTCACCGGCCGATCCGCGCTCACCTCGCACTGCACTCCCAGCGTATGCAGCTCCATCAACTCCCGCGCGTAGTTCTCATTCAACCCACGATCCTTCACCGCCTGCTTCACCTGCGGATTCTGCGCAAACTTCGCAAGCTTACCGCCATTTTTCGCCGCTATCGAATCCGGTCCGATGCTCTGCCAGTTATCCAGATACATCAGCATCGCCGGACTCTGTGCCGTCGCGACCAACAGATCTTCGAACTTCCCCAGGGCACGCGGCCGGATCACATCGCGCTCGTAAGCCGGCAGCAGAAACGGCTCATTTTGATTCTTCTTGATATACACGTTGAAGTGATTCAGCCAGAAGTCCGTCATCACCGCCTCGAGCTGCCGCTCGCTGTAAATATCCCGAAGCATCCGAGTCTCCAGCAGCTCCGCGCCAATCATCCTCGGTGAGCCCTGCAGCGCAGCCAGCGTCTCTCGCTGCATCGGCGACAAACCATCCGCTGCCGCAAGCAGCTCACTCCTGCTTAGGCTCTTGCGAAACCGTACCAGCTCCTCTGGTGGCATCGCCAGAATCCGCTGCATTCTCTGATCCGGCGGCAGGTTGATCACCTTCACCGCCTCCAGCCCCGAATAAAGCTGTTCCTCGTGCGTAGCCATCGCCGGAGTGGCTGGATCCACCCCATCCCCAGGCAACGCCGCGTTCTTCTTCATCTCGTCCGCACCCTTCGCGGTCGGACCATCAACTCCAGCCGAGGCCATTCCATCCTCGCCTGCAGCATTCTTACCCGCAGCAGCTTGCTCCGCCTCTTTCTTCGCCTTCGCCGCCTTATAAAACGCAATCTGATCCGCATAGATTGCACGTTCCACAGGATCAGCCGGCAGCGGCTCATCTTTTGCAATCATCTGCCGCAACACCGCCGGGCTCGGATAACGCTGCATCAACTCCGCCTGCTCCATCTGCATCGCGGGAAACATCGACAGTCGCGCATCCAGCCCAGAGTCATCGATACTCAAAGGATTCAACTGCCGCTCGAACCACTCCTTCACGCCCATCGCATGCACCGCCGCAACATCCCCCGGCCGCGGCCCAAACGTGAACCGGTTCAGCACATGCAAAACGCGTTCGTCACCCTGAATCTGCTGCACAGAAGGCGCTGCAGCCTTCTTCACTGACGCAGCCGCCATTATCGGCTGTTCCACCATCAGCACACACAAGACACCCGACAACAACGTCCACATCGAGCTCATCAAAATCTCGGTAGATCTTGCTCTGAATTGCATGACATCCCTCAGTGCGCAGGAATAGCAAAAGCCACATAGCAAGCCACGGCCGCGCCGTTCTCACAAAACCTGTACCTGCAATCAGAAACCCCAGCCTCGCACAGCAGTTGCGCAAGGCTGGTCAATTCCACCCAAATTAGAACGCTGCAAGCTCCGCCATCGCCCGGTACAGATCCTCAGGCTGCGGCAAAATCGCATCCTCCAGCAGCGGCTGATACGCCACAAACGTATCCATCGCTGCCACTCGCCGTACAGGAGCGTCCAGATCATGAAACAGCTCGTCACCGATCCGCGCAGCAATCTCCGCGCCATACCCCCAGCTCAACATGTCCTCGTGGGCCACGATGACGCGATTGGTCTTCTTCACGCTCTCCGCA is drawn from Edaphobacter lichenicola and contains these coding sequences:
- a CDS encoding DUF1800 domain-containing protein, whose translation is MSSMWTLLSGVLCVLMVEQPIMAAASVKKAAAPSVQQIQGDERVLHVLNRFTFGPRPGDVAAVHAMGVKEWFERQLNPLSIDDSGLDARLSMFPAMQMEQAELMQRYPSPAVLRQMIAKDEPLPADPVERAIYADQIAFYKAAKAKKEAEQAAAGKNAAGEDGMASAGVDGPTAKGADEMKKNAALPGDGVDPATPAMATHEEQLYSGLEAVKVINLPPDQRMQRILAMPPEELVRFRKSLSRSELLAAADGLSPMQRETLAALQGSPRMIGAELLETRMLRDIYSERQLEAVMTDFWLNHFNVYIKKNQNEPFLLPAYERDVIRPRALGKFEDLLVATAQSPAMLMYLDNWQSIGPDSIAAKNGGKLAKFAQNPQVKQAVKDRGLNENYARELMELHTLGVQCEVSADRPVSMLEKACGRGYTQQDVTQVAEVLTGWTVDQPNRVGVYRFEERRHEPGTKTVLGKKIGENGEAEGLEVLHLLATSPATAQFISMKLAVRFVSDTPPQALVDRMAKSFVVSGGDIRTVLRTMFDSPEFWSPEVYRAKVKTPEEFVVSAVRASGAEVTTAIPLFQALEKLGMPLYGMQTPNGYSWMAEPWVNSGDLVNRLNFAVSLSNDRIGGVQTDWTRLLGETGIARTSSTSGDLVSEKEKKLEALLLGQAVSDRTRETVLAQFRDQTTQQQAEKSFGIKANEPEPMAQVLNISSANQRARIPLDREAAGMAGLLLGSPEFQRR